One Candidatus Paceibacterota bacterium genomic region harbors:
- a CDS encoding nucleotidyltransferase domain-containing protein: MIDTELLRKTIAEIAPQYDLQAAILFGSQARGDANRLSDIDIGIAVKSELSTIEVGQIAAAISQKMAIDVEVAQLAQMSPIYQRGAIEDGILLYEREPGWFDRFAVYVYDLYWESKKLLALRRQYLQTL, translated from the coding sequence ATGATAGATACGGAATTATTACGGAAAACTATCGCCGAAATAGCCCCGCAGTATGATTTACAGGCGGCGATTCTCTTCGGTTCGCAAGCGAGAGGGGATGCGAATAGATTAAGTGATATTGATATCGGTATTGCTGTAAAATCTGAACTTAGCACAATTGAAGTCGGTCAGATTGCGGCGGCAATCTCTCAAAAGATGGCTATAGATGTCGAAGTTGCACAACTAGCCCAAATGTCGCCGATATATCAACGAGGAGCTATAGAGGATGGGATATTGCTCTATGAACGCGAGCCCGGGTGGTTCGACCGTTTTGCCGTGTACGTGTATGATCTTTATTGGGAATCAAAGAAGTTGCTGGCATTAAGGCGTCAGTATTTACAAACACTATAA
- the rplW gene encoding 50S ribosomal protein L23: MKNLHAQFTVLRRPRITEKATMLAERVDTPTYTFEIDARANKAEVVNAVKKLFGVTPKKVAITTNPRKAVVVRGKAGFKGGVKKAVIYLKKGDKIEIA, encoded by the coding sequence ATGAAAAATTTACACGCACAATTTACGGTATTACGAAGACCGCGCATAACAGAGAAGGCGACGATGCTTGCCGAGCGCGTGGACACTCCTACATATACCTTCGAGATTGACGCGCGCGCCAACAAGGCAGAAGTGGTTAATGCCGTTAAGAAACTGTTCGGTGTCACACCGAAGAAGGTGGCTATCACGACCAATCCGCGCAAGGCGGTCGTCGTCCGCGGTAAAGCCGGCTTCAAGGGAGGCGTGAAGAAAGCGGTAATCTATTTAAAAAAGGGCGATAAGATTGAAATTGCATAA
- the rplB gene encoding 50S ribosomal protein L2 encodes MKHYSPTSKSRRNMTGINYREFITRNEPHKALTLGGKRDVGRNNKGRVTSFHKGGGHKRMYRLVDFMYNKFDIPATVESVEYDPNRTGFIALVLYKDGERRYILAPKNMKVGDSFIVSENAPVATGNRLPLKKLMAGTFVYNIEIHPRGGAKIARSAGNFCEVLASDAGFTSIKLPSGEVRKVNENSYATIGAVSNDENQLVQLGKAGKSRWLGRRPKVRGTAMNPVDHPYGGGEGRQGRGTKRPKTRTGKVTGGHKTRTPKKYSNVFVVSRRPGRKAR; translated from the coding sequence ATGAAACACTACTCTCCCACATCCAAATCCAGACGCAATATGACCGGCATCAATTACCGGGAGTTTATTACGCGTAATGAACCACATAAGGCTCTTACCTTGGGTGGTAAGCGCGATGTTGGCCGTAATAATAAGGGTCGTGTTACTTCGTTCCACAAAGGTGGCGGACACAAGCGCATGTATCGCCTTGTGGATTTCATGTACAACAAATTTGATATTCCGGCGACTGTCGAGTCTGTTGAATATGACCCGAACCGCACAGGCTTCATTGCGCTCGTACTCTATAAAGATGGTGAACGTCGCTATATTTTGGCACCGAAGAACATGAAAGTAGGCGACAGCTTTATTGTGTCCGAGAATGCACCGGTCGCAACCGGCAACAGACTGCCGCTCAAGAAACTGATGGCCGGAACATTTGTCTATAATATCGAAATTCACCCCCGTGGCGGCGCCAAGATCGCCCGCTCGGCCGGTAATTTTTGTGAAGTGCTTGCATCCGACGCAGGATTTACGAGTATCAAACTCCCATCCGGCGAAGTCCGCAAAGTCAACGAGAACAGTTACGCCACGATTGGCGCAGTATCGAATGATGAGAACCAACTCGTTCAATTAGGCAAGGCAGGCAAATCACGCTGGCTCGGTAGACGTCCGAAGGTCCGTGGTACGGCCATGAACCCGGTAGATCATCCATATGGTGGTGGAGAAGGCCGCCAAGGCCGTGGCACCAAGCGCCCAAAGACCCGCACTGGAAAGGTCACCGGAGGCCACAAAACCCGCACACCCAAGAAGTATTCAAACGTCTTCGTCGTCAGTAGACGCCCCGGCCGCAAAGCTCGATAA
- a CDS encoding dockerin type I domain-containing protein, which produces MKKLLGGLLLAGLVFVSVTVFPHSVSADARSQCTTILANNPSAGMRSACNSITTGYDLLDLVRNSPEITNTQRINYENLISSALYSAIQSLQGLLTSKPTVFAITPYMGEPGMTVVITGRNFDATDTVVIGGKRVENVSSTGNGTRLQFVIPELHETPDCPRANTAGGTPPACQVTIETSAGSIAVPQFYLLQNYDLAGTGHADQRSIDLMKKVINGQETCPILSCDLNGDTRVDQIDLKVIQNYIAGKTPVLPVAQILVPDANLDLNNDGRVSPSDVQTLENYIAGTQSACTPNKCDLNKDGVVDIVDSQLMVYRTMGTNMIFGTGARFVPTNTGDIKLLDSALDINANGRVDSSDQQNIINFTLGKTSVCTIEKCDLNGDGKVDDSDTALMASRLSQAKFGQGARLDNGVINVPDSTFDVNGDGAFTSTDVSFMYNLSINKPGFSCPASRSCDVNDDGKIDSADAGLIQLRSAGTVYGTGTRLTATAPVSPTITITGPSGGNRLQKGATYAVNWTTTNLPTNHNLFVVVSLYPVGSDTGLPQQDVGLSAHPIASAGTMSWTLPNTNAIPAGEYLLSIALADATVHPEGLIIATAKTDGITINNPTTLTASAVADTTAGKVTFTWPKHPTYNRYVVSRRTVNSAGTESAVEKYLWSDTGECSSTTSSNSFDRNSPSCVDKSGLVLGTKYRYKVYAWNGYISQVPTSEYSYQADVVYGTTPTIMGSITINNPIEGAHVTMGQSVSLTWSFLEISSTELATVQYKAASATNWNTSVADIQLGLGALNLGTGGDTPVGNLQIRVCKKNLTTCSSIRNIIIDATQTVPTTATAVADTTAGKITFTWPKHPNYNRYAFLRYVVSPTDGSLSDRKDFWSDVSTDCAIGFSPNAPSCVDTGSNGRTLVLGTKYHYVVVAYNGDTQVSGWYYQADVQYGAPVVAEPTYQATLTVGGVPANKNVVQNSTFRPTITVKNTGTAVWGNDVNLYRGPEFNGGQVCSSISLQSNSNCSTVVRNSDGSYTVTFLTEGTSNLGAISRQWKLQRSGAQIGNTVTVDYTVVSATPIPTTSVSGITVTPASGSIINPGSRVTVGFTRVPAGSTGPITLATEGPSNIYIAQNITGNSVTWDIPTNFLPGSYGLIVYQSAGGYVRLPSVFTVVTPAATTPTITSLSPATLVAGSNPSYFWLTINGTNFALNSTVTFGGVPVNQVLSSDGSGRARSSTWMVAQVLGSNITAAGSKEVVVTNPDGGRATANFTVTAAAASLNTKSMNLQLASILKALQALKASLK; this is translated from the coding sequence ATGAAAAAACTTTTAGGAGGCCTCCTTCTGGCAGGTCTTGTTTTCGTGTCTGTTACCGTATTCCCGCACAGCGTGTCTGCCGATGCGCGGAGCCAATGCACAACTATTCTGGCCAACAATCCGTCTGCCGGCATGCGGTCGGCCTGTAATAGTATTACTACTGGCTATGATCTACTCGATCTTGTCCGCAATTCGCCCGAGATTACAAACACCCAGAGAATAAACTACGAAAACCTCATCAGCTCCGCACTCTATAGTGCCATCCAGTCATTGCAAGGATTACTGACTTCCAAACCAACCGTTTTTGCAATAACGCCTTATATGGGCGAGCCGGGCATGACAGTGGTAATCACCGGACGCAACTTCGACGCTACCGACACGGTAGTCATAGGCGGCAAGCGGGTAGAGAACGTCTCCTCGACCGGTAATGGCACAAGACTCCAATTCGTCATTCCGGAATTGCACGAGACTCCGGATTGTCCGCGCGCGAATACGGCAGGCGGTACCCCGCCGGCATGTCAGGTTACCATCGAGACATCTGCAGGCAGTATCGCCGTACCGCAGTTCTACCTTCTTCAGAATTATGACCTAGCCGGTACAGGGCATGCAGACCAGCGCAGTATTGACCTCATGAAGAAAGTTATTAATGGACAAGAGACATGCCCAATTCTCTCTTGTGATTTAAACGGTGATACTAGAGTAGACCAAATTGACCTGAAGGTAATTCAAAATTATATAGCGGGAAAGACGCCTGTTCTGCCTGTGGCACAGATTCTCGTGCCGGATGCTAATTTGGATCTAAACAACGACGGAAGAGTCTCTCCTAGTGATGTACAAACCTTAGAGAATTATATTGCCGGCACGCAGTCTGCTTGCACGCCCAATAAGTGCGATCTAAACAAAGACGGTGTTGTTGACATAGTTGACTCACAGCTTATGGTTTACAGAACTATGGGCACCAACATGATATTTGGTACCGGTGCACGTTTTGTCCCGACAAACACCGGAGACATCAAACTTCTCGACAGTGCTCTCGATATAAATGCAAACGGCAGAGTAGATTCTTCAGATCAGCAGAATATAATCAACTTCACTCTCGGCAAAACATCTGTCTGTACGATAGAGAAGTGTGATTTGAATGGAGATGGAAAAGTGGACGACAGCGATACGGCACTCATGGCATCGAGGCTTTCGCAAGCTAAGTTTGGTCAGGGAGCCAGATTGGACAATGGAGTCATTAATGTTCCCGATTCAACATTTGATGTGAACGGCGACGGCGCATTCACCAGCACGGATGTGTCGTTTATGTACAACCTTTCCATAAATAAACCCGGATTCTCATGTCCGGCCAGTAGGTCGTGTGATGTAAACGATGACGGAAAGATCGACAGCGCAGATGCAGGTTTGATTCAATTGCGTTCCGCAGGGACTGTATACGGTACAGGGACCCGCCTGACTGCGACAGCGCCGGTTTCCCCGACAATCACAATTACTGGACCGAGCGGTGGCAACCGTTTACAGAAAGGTGCTACTTACGCAGTAAATTGGACGACTACAAATTTGCCGACAAATCATAATCTATTTGTGGTGGTATCGCTGTATCCAGTAGGTAGCGACACCGGGCTACCACAGCAAGACGTCGGTTTGAGTGCTCATCCAATCGCATCAGCCGGGACAATGAGCTGGACTTTACCGAATACTAATGCAATCCCAGCAGGTGAATATCTGCTTAGTATCGCCCTCGCTGATGCCACGGTCCATCCCGAAGGCTTAATAATCGCAACGGCAAAAACAGACGGTATTACAATCAACAACCCAACAACCCTAACGGCTTCCGCGGTCGCAGACACAACCGCCGGTAAGGTTACATTCACTTGGCCGAAGCACCCGACATACAATAGATATGTTGTTTCTCGCAGGACGGTAAATTCAGCTGGTACGGAATCTGCCGTGGAAAAATATTTATGGTCAGACACTGGTGAATGTTCAAGCACAACCAGTTCAAACTCTTTCGATCGTAACTCACCGTCTTGTGTCGACAAATCAGGTCTAGTGCTTGGAACAAAATATCGATACAAAGTATATGCATGGAACGGCTACATAAGCCAAGTTCCTACAAGTGAATACTCATATCAAGCCGATGTGGTGTATGGAACGACACCAACAATCATGGGGTCTATTACCATAAATAATCCTATTGAGGGTGCTCATGTCACTATGGGTCAATCAGTGTCACTAACGTGGTCATTTCTCGAAATTTCTTCAACTGAATTAGCCACGGTTCAATATAAAGCTGCAAGTGCTACAAATTGGAACACTTCTGTGGCCGATATCCAATTAGGTCTTGGTGCATTGAATCTGGGTACTGGCGGCGATACTCCTGTTGGAAATCTACAGATACGCGTATGTAAAAAGAATTTGACCACATGTTCCTCTATAAGGAATATTATTATCGATGCTACCCAGACCGTACCGACCACCGCCACAGCAGTCGCAGACACAACCGCCGGCAAGATAACCTTCACTTGGCCTAAGCACCCAAATTACAACAGATACGCTTTCTTGCGCTATGTCGTTAGCCCGACAGACGGGAGTCTCTCTGACCGTAAGGATTTCTGGTCTGACGTTAGCACTGACTGTGCCATCGGCTTCAGCCCGAATGCGCCATCTTGTGTAGATACAGGTAGTAACGGCAGGACTCTGGTACTTGGAACAAAATATCACTATGTCGTAGTCGCATATAACGGTGACACGCAGGTGTCAGGTTGGTACTACCAGGCCGATGTGCAGTATGGAGCCCCAGTTGTCGCTGAACCTACCTATCAAGCGACTCTCACAGTAGGTGGAGTTCCGGCGAACAAAAATGTGGTTCAAAACAGTACATTCCGACCGACTATCACTGTGAAAAACACAGGTACGGCGGTGTGGGGTAACGATGTTAATCTATACAGAGGACCGGAGTTTAACGGAGGTCAGGTGTGCAGTTCTATCTCTTTGCAGAGTAATTCAAACTGCAGTACGGTGGTGCGAAATAGCGATGGAAGCTACACCGTGACATTCCTCACTGAAGGTACGAGTAATCTCGGAGCAATCAGTCGACAGTGGAAATTGCAGAGGTCAGGCGCACAGATAGGGAATACAGTGACAGTGGATTACACAGTGGTCTCCGCTACCCCCATCCCCACCACCTCGGTAAGCGGTATCACAGTCACACCAGCATCAGGTAGCATAATAAATCCAGGCTCTAGGGTAACAGTTGGTTTTACAAGAGTACCCGCCGGTTCTACAGGCCCTATTACGTTAGCGACAGAGGGGCCAAGCAATATCTATATTGCCCAAAATATTACTGGCAATAGTGTGACTTGGGATATACCAACCAATTTCCTACCCGGCAGTTATGGTTTAATAGTCTATCAGTCCGCAGGTGGCTATGTGAGACTACCATCAGTATTCACGGTTGTCACGCCTGCCGCCACTACTCCCACCATCACCTCGCTCTCTCCGGCAACACTCGTTGCCGGCTCAAACCCCTCATATTTCTGGCTAACTATTAATGGAACCAACTTTGCCCTCAATTCCACCGTCACCTTTGGTGGAGTGCCGGTAAATCAAGTTCTATCGTCGGATGGCAGTGGAAGGGCACGATCTAGCACTTGGATGGTTGCTCAAGTACTCGGTAGCAACATTACCGCAGCCGGAAGCAAGGAAGTTGTTGTCACAAACCCTGATGGTGGAAGGGCTACCGCTAACTTTACGGTTACGGCGGCGGCAGCATCGTTAAATACGAAGAGTATGAATCTACAACTTGCCAGTATTCTTAAGGCTCTGCAAGCCTTGAAAGCCTCGCTCAAGTAG
- the rplC gene encoding 50S ribosomal protein L3, giving the protein MKFILGTKEYMSQIFDDKGTVHPVTVINAAANVVTQVKTKAKDGYDAAQVAYGTRKHISKSVAGHVKELGKPKAIKEFRFKRTVPDLARGSALDLTQFKEGDVVHVSGTSKGKGFQGVIKRHGFHGGPRSHGQKHSEHAPGSLGAGGIQRVFRGKKMGGRMGSDRVTVRNLKIVRVDSEAGKLFIEGAVPGRRGTLLEIRSKN; this is encoded by the coding sequence ATGAAGTTCATTTTGGGTACAAAAGAATACATGAGTCAGATCTTCGATGACAAAGGCACGGTGCATCCGGTCACGGTTATTAACGCCGCCGCCAATGTCGTCACTCAAGTAAAGACAAAAGCCAAGGATGGATATGATGCCGCGCAGGTTGCTTATGGCACAAGAAAGCATATTTCCAAGTCCGTTGCCGGACATGTTAAGGAGTTAGGCAAGCCCAAAGCCATTAAAGAGTTCCGCTTCAAGCGCACCGTTCCGGATCTTGCTCGCGGTTCAGCCCTTGATCTAACACAGTTCAAAGAGGGCGATGTTGTACACGTCTCGGGCACGTCTAAGGGTAAAGGATTCCAAGGTGTTATCAAACGTCACGGCTTCCATGGCGGTCCGCGCTCGCATGGTCAGAAGCACTCGGAACATGCCCCGGGCTCACTCGGTGCCGGCGGTATCCAACGCGTCTTCCGCGGCAAGAAAATGGGCGGCCGCATGGGCAGTGACCGCGTCACCGTTCGCAATCTCAAAATCGTCAGGGTTGATTCAGAAGCAGGCAAATTATTTATCGAAGGCGCAGTTCCGGGACGTCGGGGAACACTGTTGGAAATACGAAGCAAGAACTAG
- a CDS encoding transposase, whose translation MERIPFEAGAYYHIYNRGTEKRDIFLDNRDYRRFIHYLYVCNDTAPIEKIRNEGKLKGDAGKTPSNSNVRGETSDKTEKPDKREKLVDIVAYALMPNHIHLLLSPKTDTGLSKFMQKVLTGHTMFFNKKHKRTGALYQGLFKSKEVTNEQYLPVLARYIHLNPVDLMPIHDVRGLASDNRRIEAFLKNYRWSSCADYLGAKNFPSLLTPELFWEIFEDKKEHRDFLFEDAEELVEGEDPAIAELGFKE comes from the coding sequence ATGGAACGAATACCATTTGAGGCGGGAGCTTATTATCATATCTATAATCGGGGGACGGAGAAGCGCGATATTTTTCTGGACAATCGCGACTACAGGCGGTTTATTCATTATTTGTATGTCTGTAACGACACCGCACCGATAGAAAAGATCCGCAACGAAGGTAAACTGAAGGGCGACGCAGGTAAAACCCCCTCAAATTCTAATGTCCGAGGCGAGACCTCGGACAAGACAGAAAAGCCCGATAAACGGGAGAAGCTCGTAGACATTGTGGCCTATGCGCTGATGCCGAACCATATCCACCTCCTACTTTCGCCGAAGACCGATACGGGATTGAGTAAGTTCATGCAAAAAGTTCTGACAGGGCATACGATGTTTTTTAATAAAAAGCACAAGCGCACAGGCGCACTTTACCAAGGACTATTCAAGAGCAAGGAAGTGACCAATGAGCAGTATCTTCCGGTATTGGCGCGATATATACACCTTAATCCCGTCGATCTCATGCCAATACACGATGTCCGAGGTCTCGCCTCGGACAATAGAAGAATAGAGGCTTTTTTGAAGAATTATCGCTGGTCGAGCTGTGCTGACTATTTGGGAGCGAAAAACTTTCCTTCACTACTTACGCCCGAGTTATTTTGGGAGATCTTCGAAGATAAAAAAGAGCACCGAGACTTCTTGTTCGAAGATGCTGAAGAACTGGTTGAGGGGGAGGACCCAGCCATAGCCGAGCTCGGATTTAAGGAATAA
- the rplV gene encoding 50S ribosomal protein L22, translated as MEVKASLQSYRQSPRKVRLIADAIRGRQVSDALAQLDLMVKRGAAPMKKLLMSAVANAENNFKLNKDSLMVKNVTVNAGVTMKRSMPRAFGRAYPIHKRTSHISLTLDEGKELGRSASQNKARKPSVQVQK; from the coding sequence ATGGAAGTCAAAGCATCATTACAATCTTATAGACAATCACCCCGCAAAGTCCGTCTCATTGCCGACGCTATTCGCGGCAGGCAGGTGAGTGACGCTTTGGCCCAGCTCGACCTTATGGTTAAGCGCGGTGCGGCTCCAATGAAGAAATTGCTTATGTCCGCTGTTGCCAACGCAGAGAATAATTTTAAATTGAACAAAGACAGCTTGATGGTGAAGAATGTAACGGTTAACGCCGGTGTCACAATGAAGCGCTCAATGCCCCGCGCCTTCGGCCGAGCCTACCCGATCCACAAGCGCACCAGCCACATCTCGCTTACGCTCGATGAAGGTAAGGAACTTGGACGCTCGGCTTCTCAAAACAAGGCCCGGAAG
- the rpsJ gene encoding 30S ribosomal protein S10: MATKTKKIESAKDKPTKLRIRVSAYEHKILDQSVRQIIDTAMRNEAAVEGPTPLPTDIKKYTVNRGAFIDKNSREQFEMRTHKRLIDILSPSAKIVESLTNLSLPAGVNIDVKML; this comes from the coding sequence ATGGCAACAAAAACCAAGAAAATTGAATCAGCCAAGGACAAGCCGACGAAGCTCCGCATTCGCGTGTCTGCTTACGAACACAAGATCCTGGATCAGAGTGTTCGCCAGATTATAGATACCGCGATGAGGAACGAGGCGGCAGTAGAAGGTCCGACTCCGCTCCCGACCGATATCAAGAAGTATACGGTCAATAGAGGTGCCTTCATCGACAAAAATTCCCGCGAACAGTTCGAGATGCGTACGCACAAGCGCTTGATCGACATCCTGTCGCCATCGGCCAAGATTGTCGAGTCGCTCACGAATTTAAGTTTGCCAGCCGGTGTGAATATTGACGTAAAGATGCTGTAA
- the rpsS gene encoding 30S ribosomal protein S19, whose protein sequence is MSRSLKKGPYVDPRLMKKIEGKKPDQAGVIKTWSRACQIAPEMVGFKFGVHNGRAHIEVLVTEDMVGHRLGEFSVTRKFLRHGGKMQKELEAKKKEAELNAAKSAKEATTAATGAKK, encoded by the coding sequence ATGTCACGATCACTCAAGAAAGGCCCATACGTCGACCCGCGACTCATGAAAAAGATTGAGGGTAAGAAGCCGGATCAAGCCGGGGTTATTAAGACTTGGTCGCGCGCCTGCCAGATCGCGCCGGAGATGGTCGGATTCAAGTTTGGCGTCCACAACGGCCGTGCACATATCGAGGTCCTTGTGACCGAAGACATGGTGGGGCATCGATTGGGCGAATTCTCGGTTACCCGCAAATTCCTTCGCCATGGTGGTAAGATGCAGAAGGAGCTTGAAGCCAAAAAGAAGGAGGCTGAGCTTAACGCCGCTAAGTCTGCCAAAGAGGCGACGACTGCAGCCACGGGAGCGAAGAAATAA
- the rplD gene encoding 50S ribosomal protein L4: MEAKVYNQEGKETGKVTLPRSVFSTPWNSDMVHQVITSMQSSAREPWADAKDRAEVAGGGIKPWKQKGTGRARHGSIRSPLWRHGGVTHGPLKERNYVRKVNKQMKTKALFAILSQKMKEGELLFVDSFNFGAAPKTKKAAESLVAFSKISGYEKIAYKNGSRALVLMGEANTELFKSFRNIQSAKIDEARNINPVDALQYKYIVIENPEKSLKKLANRA; encoded by the coding sequence ATGGAAGCAAAAGTCTACAATCAAGAGGGCAAAGAGACGGGCAAGGTAACACTCCCACGTTCGGTATTCTCGACGCCGTGGAATAGCGACATGGTGCACCAAGTGATTACTTCGATGCAATCGTCAGCTCGTGAGCCGTGGGCGGATGCCAAAGATCGCGCCGAAGTGGCCGGTGGCGGTATCAAGCCGTGGAAGCAGAAGGGGACAGGCCGCGCACGCCATGGCTCTATCCGTTCGCCATTATGGCGCCACGGTGGAGTCACACACGGACCATTAAAGGAGCGCAACTACGTTCGCAAGGTCAACAAGCAGATGAAGACCAAGGCCTTGTTCGCTATCTTGTCGCAAAAGATGAAGGAGGGCGAATTGCTTTTCGTTGACAGCTTCAACTTTGGCGCCGCACCCAAGACCAAGAAAGCAGCCGAGAGTCTTGTTGCATTTTCGAAAATTTCCGGCTACGAGAAGATCGCGTACAAGAATGGTTCGCGCGCCCTTGTCCTTATGGGCGAGGCCAATACCGAACTCTTCAAGAGCTTCCGCAATATCCAGTCGGCCAAGATTGATGAGGCACGCAACATTAACCCGGTCGATGCACTGCAGTATAAATATATCGTAATCGAGAATCCGGAAAAAAGTTTAAAGAAGCTGGCCAACCGCGCATAA
- a CDS encoding DUF86 domain-containing protein, giving the protein MSNKIVLENMIGFVRKYLTAIARYRTLSQEEIVADETIRGAVERYLYLMAQSTIDLAEAVVAYKRLRKPTTLSETFYVLDENNVIPHDLSERLVKMVGFRNVIAHDYVKVNYDILYDVLTKRYRDIEEFVEIIETTL; this is encoded by the coding sequence ATGTCGAATAAAATAGTGCTTGAAAATATGATCGGCTTTGTGCGTAAGTATCTGACAGCCATTGCCCGATATCGAACGTTATCACAAGAAGAAATTGTAGCTGATGAAACGATACGCGGAGCCGTGGAGCGGTATTTGTATCTCATGGCCCAGAGTACGATCGATCTTGCCGAGGCGGTAGTTGCTTACAAGAGATTAAGGAAGCCGACCACCTTGAGCGAAACATTCTATGTTCTCGATGAGAATAACGTTATTCCGCATGACCTATCGGAAAGATTGGTGAAAATGGTCGGATTTCGAAATGTGATAGCGCATGATTATGTAAAAGTGAATTATGACATTCTGTACGATGTGCTCACGAAGCGATACCGAGATATCGAAGAATTTGTTGAAATTATCGAAACAACGCTGTAA
- the tuf gene encoding elongation factor Tu, with amino-acid sequence MAEAFDRSKPHVNVGTIGHVDHGKTTLTAAILHSLNLAGKTVRMKSVDQIDSAPEEKARGITIALSHNEYATDKRHYAHIDAPGHADYIKNMITGAAQMDGAILVVAATDGVMPQTREHILLAKQIGVPKVLVFLNKCDMVDDKELIDLVEEEVRDLLAKQGFDKDCPIIRGSGLKALEGKDVNDEWVKKVLELTDALDTYIPEPVRDVAKPFLMPIEDVFSIEGRGTVVTGRVERGKIKVGEEVEIVGIHPTSKTTVTGIEMFNKQLDEGIAGDNAGILLRGTKKEDVTRGQVLCKTGSVTPHTDFTAEIYVLKKEEGGRHTPFFNGYKPQFYVRTTDVTGDVTLPAGTEMVMPGDTVNITVKLVAPVALEEKQRFAIREGGKTVGAGVVTKINA; translated from the coding sequence ATGGCAGAAGCATTTGATCGTTCCAAGCCGCACGTAAATGTCGGCACCATCGGTCACGTTGACCACGGCAAGACCACTTTGACCGCGGCCATCCTCCACTCGCTCAACTTGGCGGGTAAGACTGTGCGCATGAAGTCGGTAGACCAGATTGACTCTGCGCCGGAAGAAAAGGCGCGCGGTATTACTATCGCCCTTTCTCACAACGAATACGCCACAGATAAACGCCACTACGCGCACATCGACGCTCCGGGACACGCCGACTATATCAAGAACATGATCACCGGTGCCGCCCAGATGGATGGGGCTATTCTCGTTGTTGCCGCAACCGATGGCGTGATGCCACAGACTCGCGAGCACATTCTTTTGGCCAAGCAGATTGGTGTGCCAAAGGTACTTGTCTTCTTGAACAAATGCGACATGGTTGACGACAAAGAGCTTATCGACCTCGTTGAAGAGGAGGTACGCGACCTATTGGCCAAGCAGGGCTTCGATAAGGATTGTCCGATTATCCGCGGCTCCGGCCTTAAGGCGCTGGAAGGCAAGGATGTAAATGATGAGTGGGTCAAGAAAGTTCTTGAGCTCACAGACGCCTTGGATACTTATATTCCTGAGCCTGTTCGCGATGTCGCCAAGCCATTCCTCATGCCTATCGAAGACGTGTTCTCTATTGAAGGCCGCGGTACTGTGGTCACCGGCCGTGTAGAACGCGGGAAGATTAAGGTAGGTGAAGAAGTAGAAATTGTCGGCATTCACCCGACTTCCAAGACGACCGTTACCGGTATCGAAATGTTCAACAAACAGCTTGACGAGGGTATCGCTGGCGACAATGCCGGTATTCTCCTCCGCGGTACCAAGAAAGAAGATGTTACCCGCGGTCAGGTCCTATGTAAGACTGGTTCAGTCACTCCTCACACCGATTTCACCGCAGAAATTTACGTTTTGAAGAAAGAAGAAGGAGGCCGTCACACGCCGTTTTTCAATGGTTACAAGCCGCAGTTCTACGTCCGCACGACGGACGTGACGGGCGACGTGACATTGCCGGCCGGCACAGAGATGGTTATGCCTGGTGATACGGTCAACATCACAGTCAAGCTCGTGGCCCCGGTAGCTTTGGAAGAGAAGCAACGCTTCGCTATCCGTGAAGGTGGCAAGACGGTGGGTGCAGGAGTTGTAACGAAAATCAACGCGTAA
- a CDS encoding nucleotidyltransferase domain-containing protein translates to MDTATKRKITEVFSACPQVVVAYFFGSRARGDAGPMSDYDFAVQFDKLSSLERSDLKLKLLADLSYILKVDAVDLVILNDAISPELKYAAIAEGEIIFEREPFRVLTEPKILNEYFDFRKILLRHGLTKKVYVE, encoded by the coding sequence ATGGATACTGCCACCAAACGTAAGATAACAGAGGTCTTTAGCGCCTGCCCGCAAGTAGTTGTTGCGTACTTCTTCGGCTCGCGCGCGCGCGGCGACGCGGGGCCGATGAGCGATTATGACTTCGCCGTCCAGTTCGATAAACTGTCTTCGCTAGAACGGAGCGACCTCAAACTCAAGCTCTTAGCCGACCTATCTTACATTCTAAAAGTCGACGCCGTTGACCTTGTGATCTTGAACGATGCTATTTCTCCAGAACTCAAGTATGCGGCTATTGCCGAAGGAGAGATTATCTTTGAGCGTGAACCGTTCCGTGTACTTACAGAACCAAAGATTTTAAATGAATATTTTGATTTTCGGAAGATACTATTGCGCCATGGCTTAACAAAAAAAGTATATGTCGAATAA